A window of the Acidimicrobiales bacterium genome harbors these coding sequences:
- a CDS encoding hemolysin family protein → MNEILPQLALIGVLVILNAAFAGTEMALVSLREGQLQRLEAASSTGATLARLARQPNQFLATIQIGITLAGFLASAAAAVSLAAPFEEPLSFLGGAAGPTAVVVTTLILAYLTLVFGELAPKRLALQRAEAWAMAMARPLAALTTATRPAVWLLSHSTDLAVRLLGGDPSRHRAEVTEEELRDMISGHDEFTAEQRLIIDGTFEVADRTLAEVLVPRRSVFVLDADHTCADALAELAKSGHTRAPVAPSRNLDMTMGVTHLRQLLTGADEPITTAMAEVPVFPEAAHVLPTMRDLQVARAPMALVVNEHGGVEGIVTIEDLLEELVGEIYDETDPDPTTVRTEGDGTLIVPGAYPVHDLADIGVEMPSGNYTTIAGLVLDQLGRIPREGDEVVLDQWIITVTSVHRHVIAEVAVTPIPSDADAPEPLVP, encoded by the coding sequence TTGAACGAGATCCTTCCCCAGCTGGCGTTGATCGGTGTGTTGGTGATCCTCAACGCGGCCTTCGCCGGCACCGAAATGGCACTGGTGTCACTGCGCGAAGGCCAACTCCAACGGCTGGAGGCTGCATCGTCCACCGGTGCCACGCTCGCACGGCTGGCGCGCCAGCCCAACCAGTTCCTGGCGACCATCCAGATCGGGATCACGCTGGCCGGCTTCCTCGCATCGGCAGCCGCCGCGGTATCCCTCGCTGCCCCGTTCGAGGAACCGTTGTCGTTCCTCGGCGGGGCGGCGGGCCCGACGGCGGTGGTCGTCACCACGCTCATCCTCGCCTACCTGACACTCGTCTTCGGCGAGCTGGCGCCGAAGCGACTTGCCCTTCAGCGAGCCGAGGCCTGGGCGATGGCCATGGCCCGACCGCTCGCCGCACTGACCACGGCCACACGACCCGCCGTGTGGCTGCTGTCGCACTCCACCGACCTGGCCGTGCGTCTGCTCGGTGGCGATCCGAGCCGGCATCGTGCCGAGGTCACCGAGGAAGAGCTCCGGGACATGATCTCGGGTCACGACGAGTTCACGGCCGAACAGCGCCTCATCATCGATGGCACCTTCGAGGTCGCAGACCGCACGCTGGCCGAGGTCCTGGTGCCTCGCCGGTCGGTTTTCGTGCTCGACGCCGACCACACCTGCGCCGACGCGCTCGCCGAACTGGCCAAGTCCGGACACACCCGGGCGCCGGTCGCCCCGTCTCGCAACCTCGACATGACGATGGGAGTGACCCATCTCCGACAGTTGCTCACCGGGGCCGACGAGCCGATCACGACCGCCATGGCCGAGGTTCCGGTGTTCCCCGAGGCCGCCCACGTGTTGCCGACGATGCGCGATCTCCAGGTCGCCCGAGCCCCCATGGCGCTGGTTGTCAACGAGCACGGCGGTGTCGAAGGCATCGTCACCATCGAGGACCTCCTCGAGGAGCTGGTCGGCGAGATCTACGACGAGACGGATCCGGACCCCACCACCGTTCGAACGGAGGGCGACGGCACCCTGATCGTTCCTGGCGCCTATCCGGTGCACGATCTCGCAGACATCGGCGTCGAGATGCCAAGCGGGAACTACACCACGATCGCCGGCCTGGTGCTCGACCAGCTCGGCCGCATCCCCCGTGAAGGTGACGAGGTGGTGCTGGATCAGTGGATCATCACGGTGACGTCGGTGCACCGGCACGTGATCGCCGAAGTGGCCGTGACGCCGATCCCCTCTGACGCCGACGCGCCGGAGCCACTGGTGCCGTGA
- a CDS encoding cation-translocating P-type ATPase, translating into MSDVIVASPAPSDHRDWHRLSIDEVVQAQHSSLDGLSADEAARRLADVGPNELIDNGSTHPLKIIWQQVSAVMVVILIAAALMSLLLGKYLEAGAIGAIVVLFTLLGFFQEYRAERAIAALRQMSVPLVKARRDGRTVEIAAAELVPGDVVQLEAGTIVPADLRLLEVANLRIEEATLTGESEPVDKQTEPVAGDDVAMGDRRSLAFSGTQVAAGRGSGIVVATGMDTELGRIATLLQGVQDEETPLQVRLDRVGKQLALIGVVVAGLVVAMGALGGESASDLVLTAISVAVAVIPEGLPAVVTFTLAIGAQRMLRRNALIRKLPAVETLGSVTVICSDKTGTLTQNKMTVTALHVGNEQLMAEPGAPIDLDGWSEGHRLLVAAAVLCNDAEVEPSGTDVAMIGDPTETALLELALRADIDVKALRSASPRTGENPFDSGRKRMSTVHGSPDTSGHPLFAALDPERPVAFVKGAIDGLTAHAEQIWTDDGPRTFDDEQRHRVLTANDEMAAAGLRVLGIAYRQFDPSDAPADQARNAETALTIIGLVGIIDPPRPEVRDAVERCRSAGIRPVMITGDHPLTARAIATQLGITDGERVLTGVDLDRLSPAEFDDAAATVPVFARVSPEHKLRIVESLQRQHHVVAMTGDGVNDAPALKQASIGVAMGITGTDVTKEASDMVLRDDNFATIVAAVEEGRVIYDNLRRFVSFAVAGNLGKIIVMLGWPLPYLLAGGEFDDAVALLPLQLLWLNLMTDGLLGLSMGVEPAERRVMQRPPHLPGASLWADGLGRQTLWVGAVIGAASLAVGFVYRESGSDLWQTMMFTTLAFMQVFQALGTRSNTESLRTIGFTTNPVMLAIAGAVVGLQLAALYTPLSSFLDLEPLGVIDLVVSVGLGVALLVVLEVGKLGRRGEGADVEGSEVQVLR; encoded by the coding sequence GTGTCCGACGTCATCGTTGCCTCCCCCGCTCCCTCCGATCACCGTGATTGGCATCGCCTGTCGATCGACGAGGTGGTCCAAGCACAGCATTCGTCGCTCGACGGGCTCTCCGCGGACGAGGCCGCTCGCCGCCTCGCCGACGTCGGTCCGAACGAACTCATCGACAACGGCTCGACGCATCCGCTGAAGATCATCTGGCAGCAGGTCTCCGCCGTGATGGTCGTGATCCTGATCGCAGCAGCCCTGATGTCACTGTTGCTGGGCAAGTACCTCGAGGCCGGCGCCATCGGAGCCATCGTCGTGCTCTTCACCTTGCTGGGCTTCTTCCAGGAGTACCGAGCCGAGCGAGCGATCGCCGCCCTCCGCCAGATGTCGGTACCGCTGGTCAAGGCACGACGAGACGGCCGCACCGTCGAGATCGCCGCCGCCGAGTTGGTGCCGGGCGACGTCGTCCAGTTGGAGGCCGGCACCATCGTGCCCGCCGACCTCCGTCTGCTGGAGGTGGCGAATCTCCGGATCGAAGAGGCCACGCTCACAGGTGAGTCCGAACCCGTCGACAAGCAGACCGAACCGGTCGCCGGCGACGACGTTGCCATGGGCGATCGACGCAGCCTCGCGTTCAGCGGCACCCAGGTCGCGGCCGGGCGGGGCAGCGGCATCGTCGTTGCGACGGGCATGGACACCGAACTGGGCCGCATCGCGACACTGCTGCAGGGTGTGCAGGACGAGGAAACGCCGCTCCAGGTTCGCCTCGACCGCGTCGGCAAGCAGTTGGCGCTGATCGGCGTCGTGGTGGCGGGTCTCGTGGTGGCGATGGGAGCGCTCGGCGGTGAATCCGCATCGGATCTGGTGCTCACGGCCATCAGCGTCGCCGTCGCTGTCATCCCCGAGGGTCTGCCCGCCGTGGTCACGTTCACCCTCGCGATCGGGGCCCAACGCATGCTGCGCCGCAACGCCCTGATCCGCAAGCTGCCTGCCGTCGAGACGCTCGGTTCGGTGACCGTGATCTGCTCGGACAAGACAGGCACGCTGACACAGAACAAGATGACCGTGACAGCCCTGCACGTGGGGAACGAGCAACTGATGGCCGAGCCCGGCGCGCCGATCGATCTCGACGGCTGGAGCGAGGGGCACCGACTGCTGGTCGCCGCGGCGGTGCTCTGCAACGATGCCGAGGTGGAGCCCTCCGGGACCGACGTCGCCATGATCGGCGACCCGACCGAGACGGCCCTCCTCGAGCTGGCGCTCCGCGCCGACATCGATGTCAAGGCACTCCGCAGTGCGTCACCCCGGACGGGTGAGAACCCCTTCGACTCGGGCCGGAAACGGATGAGCACCGTGCATGGTTCGCCCGACACCTCGGGCCACCCGCTGTTCGCCGCACTCGACCCCGAGCGTCCGGTCGCCTTCGTGAAGGGTGCGATCGACGGTCTCACAGCGCACGCCGAGCAGATCTGGACCGACGACGGTCCCCGCACCTTCGACGACGAGCAGCGGCATCGCGTCCTCACGGCCAACGACGAGATGGCCGCCGCCGGGCTCCGGGTGCTCGGCATCGCCTACCGTCAGTTCGATCCCTCCGACGCTCCGGCCGACCAGGCACGAAACGCCGAGACGGCGCTGACCATCATCGGACTCGTCGGCATCATCGACCCGCCACGGCCCGAGGTTCGCGACGCGGTCGAGCGCTGCCGGTCGGCCGGCATCCGCCCGGTGATGATCACCGGCGATCACCCGCTCACGGCACGGGCCATCGCCACGCAACTCGGCATCACCGACGGGGAGCGGGTGCTGACCGGTGTCGACCTGGATCGGCTCAGTCCGGCCGAGTTCGACGACGCGGCGGCAACCGTGCCGGTGTTCGCTCGTGTGTCCCCTGAGCACAAGCTGCGGATCGTCGAATCGCTGCAACGCCAACACCATGTCGTCGCGATGACCGGCGACGGTGTCAACGACGCTCCGGCTCTCAAGCAGGCGAGCATCGGTGTCGCCATGGGCATCACGGGCACGGACGTCACCAAGGAGGCGTCCGACATGGTGCTGCGCGACGACAACTTCGCCACGATCGTCGCCGCCGTCGAGGAGGGGCGGGTGATTTACGACAACCTCCGGCGATTCGTCAGCTTCGCCGTCGCCGGCAACCTCGGCAAGATCATCGTGATGCTCGGCTGGCCGCTGCCGTACCTGTTGGCCGGGGGCGAGTTCGATGACGCCGTCGCCCTCCTTCCTCTCCAGCTGCTGTGGCTGAACCTGATGACCGACGGCCTGCTCGGGCTCTCGATGGGTGTCGAGCCTGCCGAACGACGGGTGATGCAACGCCCGCCCCATCTTCCCGGCGCCAGCCTGTGGGCCGACGGACTCGGACGGCAGACCCTCTGGGTCGGCGCCGTGATCGGTGCCGCCTCGCTGGCCGTCGGCTTCGTCTACCGGGAATCCGGGAGCGATCTCTGGCAGACCATGATGTTCACCACGCTGGCGTTCATGCAGGTGTTCCAGGCGCTCGGGACACGGTCCAACACCGAGTCACTGCGGACCATCGGGTTCACCACCAACCCCGTGATGCTCGCCATCGCCGGCGCCGTCGTCGGTCTGCAGCTGGCCGCGTTGTACACCCCGCTGAGCAGCTTCCTCGATCTCGAACCGCTCGGTGTCATCGATCTCGTCGTGAGCGTCGGCCTGGGCGTTGCGCTGCTGGTCGTGCTCGAAGTGGGCAAGCTCGGCCGTCGTGGTGAGGGCGCCGACGTCGAGGGCTCGGAGGTGCAGGTCCTCCGTTGA
- a CDS encoding alpha/beta hydrolase: MSNATHSSFVSSADGIEIATYAWTDVAGAARGVVQIAHGLAEHAGRYERFAMALNRAGYLAFGVDHRAHGRTGQDHLGDFGAAGFDGLIADVAQYGRLLADEHDALPLFLFGHSMGSFASQAVIVDHSTQYSGVVLSGSTVLDVLAAGMAASDGPVGLEAFNVGFEHRTGYEWLSRDEAEVDRYVADPWCGFDLPEDTVPMLFAPAARLADATVLAGIRGDLPILIASGSDDPLAGGGQLVELLGQRYRDAGIDDVSVTVYPGARHEILNETNRDEITADIIGWLSAHTAG; this comes from the coding sequence ATGAGCAACGCCACCCACTCGTCCTTCGTATCCTCCGCCGACGGGATCGAGATCGCCACGTACGCCTGGACCGACGTCGCAGGGGCCGCGCGTGGGGTGGTCCAGATCGCTCACGGGCTCGCCGAGCACGCCGGTCGCTACGAACGTTTCGCCATGGCGCTCAATCGTGCGGGCTACCTGGCGTTCGGTGTCGATCATCGAGCACACGGCCGGACGGGTCAGGATCACCTCGGTGACTTCGGTGCTGCAGGGTTCGACGGCCTGATTGCCGACGTTGCCCAGTACGGCCGCCTCCTCGCCGATGAGCACGATGCCCTCCCCCTCTTCTTGTTCGGGCACTCGATGGGGTCGTTCGCCTCGCAGGCGGTCATCGTCGATCACTCGACGCAGTACTCGGGCGTCGTGCTCTCCGGTTCGACGGTGCTCGACGTGCTCGCCGCGGGGATGGCGGCGTCGGACGGGCCGGTCGGGCTCGAGGCATTCAATGTCGGGTTCGAGCATCGGACCGGCTACGAGTGGCTGTCACGCGACGAGGCCGAGGTCGATCGATACGTCGCCGATCCGTGGTGTGGGTTCGACCTTCCAGAGGACACCGTGCCGATGCTGTTCGCGCCCGCCGCCCGTCTGGCCGACGCCACGGTGCTTGCCGGAATACGCGGTGACCTCCCGATCCTGATCGCATCGGGGAGCGACGATCCGCTCGCCGGCGGCGGACAACTGGTCGAGTTGCTCGGGCAGCGCTATCGCGACGCCGGGATCGACGACGTCAGCGTGACCGTCTACCCCGGAGCGCGTCACGAGATCTTGAACGAAACCAATCGCGACGAGATCACCGCCGACATCATCGGCTGGCTGTCCGCCCACACCGCTGGGTGA
- a CDS encoding M14 family metallopeptidase has translation MEPPLDHFCRYDELTAYLHRVAGDHPDLVGLTSIGQSHEGREIWLVTVTDRATGDHADKPAMWVDANIHATELTASVAAINLVHRLVSEHGRDDTVTAALRTRTFYVVPRVNPDGAELALADDPRHLRSGVRPWPWTDRWTQPGLHKQDVTGDGRILSMRIADPTGAWTTHADDERLMVPVPSTGLCDRPRYRMLDEGLITDFDGYTVPTPRAVQGLDLNRNYAAGWGTNIPGSGDFPGSEPETLALMRAITARPNICGFNAYHTYSGVLLRPSSTQADSALPPGDVWMFEQLGKRCTELSGFPVHSTFEDFTWDRSDTMSGASDDWAYEHLGIYSWTTEFWDPVFAATGKRAPTSLWWVTLDPEIELEVLRWFDQHHPGAYVDWAPFDHPQLGPIEVGGWDSLHSWSNPPDALLADEVAPHADFAIFQALASPCLAIEHLSVDRLGDDVWRINAGVANTGYLPTTVTEWAAKKSIVRPVVADIELPDGAATIEGTSHRQPLGQLAGFAQARFTGGNDGTPNRALVSWVVRAAAGTKVDIVASHQRAGTTRCTVTLEAT, from the coding sequence GTGGAACCACCTCTCGACCATTTCTGCCGCTACGACGAGCTGACCGCCTACCTGCATCGCGTTGCCGGCGACCATCCCGACCTGGTCGGGCTGACCTCGATCGGGCAATCGCACGAGGGTCGCGAGATCTGGCTCGTCACGGTCACCGATCGGGCAACGGGAGACCACGCTGACAAGCCGGCCATGTGGGTCGACGCGAACATCCACGCGACGGAGCTCACTGCCAGTGTCGCTGCCATCAACCTCGTCCACCGTCTGGTGAGCGAGCACGGCCGCGACGACACGGTCACGGCAGCACTGCGAACGCGCACGTTCTACGTGGTGCCCCGAGTGAACCCTGACGGCGCCGAGCTGGCCCTGGCCGACGATCCTCGACATCTCCGTTCCGGTGTGCGCCCGTGGCCGTGGACCGACCGCTGGACCCAGCCCGGGCTCCACAAGCAAGACGTCACCGGCGACGGCCGCATCCTCAGCATGCGGATCGCCGACCCCACCGGGGCCTGGACCACCCACGCCGACGACGAGCGGCTCATGGTGCCGGTGCCATCGACCGGGCTCTGCGACCGTCCCCGCTATCGCATGCTCGACGAGGGGCTCATCACCGACTTCGACGGCTACACCGTTCCCACCCCGAGGGCGGTCCAGGGCCTCGACCTGAATCGCAACTACGCAGCGGGCTGGGGAACGAACATCCCCGGGTCGGGCGACTTTCCCGGGAGCGAACCCGAGACCCTCGCCTTGATGCGGGCGATCACCGCTCGCCCGAACATCTGTGGGTTCAACGCCTATCACACCTACAGCGGTGTGCTGCTCCGCCCATCGTCGACCCAAGCCGACAGCGCGCTCCCACCGGGCGACGTGTGGATGTTCGAACAGCTCGGCAAGCGCTGTACGGAATTGTCCGGCTTCCCGGTGCACTCCACCTTCGAGGACTTCACCTGGGACCGGTCCGACACGATGTCGGGAGCCAGCGACGACTGGGCGTACGAGCACCTCGGCATCTACTCGTGGACGACCGAGTTCTGGGATCCGGTCTTCGCCGCCACGGGCAAGCGGGCCCCGACCTCACTGTGGTGGGTCACACTCGATCCCGAGATCGAGCTCGAGGTGTTGCGCTGGTTCGACCAACACCATCCCGGCGCCTACGTGGACTGGGCGCCGTTCGACCATCCTCAGCTCGGACCGATCGAGGTCGGCGGCTGGGACTCGTTGCACTCGTGGAGCAACCCGCCCGATGCGCTCCTGGCCGACGAGGTGGCACCCCACGCCGACTTCGCCATCTTCCAGGCGCTCGCATCGCCATGCCTGGCGATCGAGCACCTGTCGGTCGATCGCCTGGGCGACGATGTGTGGCGCATCAACGCCGGCGTCGCCAACACCGGCTACCTCCCCACCACCGTGACCGAGTGGGCGGCGAAGAAGTCGATCGTGCGCCCAGTGGTTGCCGACATCGAACTGCCCGACGGAGCAGCAACGATCGAGGGCACCAGCCACCGCCAACCGCTCGGTCAGCTCGCCGGCTTCGCCCAGGCTCGTTTCACCGGCGGGAATGACGGCACGCCGAACCGAGCACTCGTCAGCTGGGTGGTGCGAGCTGCGGCCGGCACCAAGGTCGACATCGTCGCGTCGCACCAGCGTGCCGGCACGACACGGTGCACTGTCACCCTCGAAGCAACCTGA
- a CDS encoding 5'-3' exonuclease H3TH domain-containing protein: MIVHLIDGTYELFRQFFGRPGHLNAAGEEVGAARSVLRDMLYLLEDGATHLGVATDHVIESFRNDLYDGYKSGEGLDPLILGQFQPLEDGLRALGITLFPMVEFEADDAMGAAAIVAAADPRVDRVLICTPDKDLAQVVQEGRIVQFDRRREKIYDVADVIEKYGVPPESIPDYLGLVGDTADGFPGLKGWGAKSAAAVLSRYGHIENIPTGAGQWDITVRGGSKLADTLAENLADALLFRRIATLDLDAPTITDVDELRWTGPTDELPTIAERFDAPDLVTRAAALATSRRGAAS; this comes from the coding sequence GTGATCGTGCATCTGATCGATGGGACCTACGAGCTCTTCCGCCAATTCTTCGGGCGCCCCGGGCACCTGAATGCTGCCGGCGAGGAGGTGGGCGCAGCCCGCTCGGTGCTACGCGACATGCTGTATCTCCTCGAGGACGGCGCCACCCATCTCGGGGTCGCCACCGACCACGTGATCGAGTCGTTCCGCAACGACCTGTATGACGGGTACAAGAGCGGCGAGGGCCTCGACCCGTTGATTCTCGGCCAGTTCCAGCCGCTCGAGGACGGCCTCCGAGCGCTCGGCATCACCCTGTTCCCGATGGTCGAGTTCGAAGCCGACGATGCCATGGGTGCCGCCGCGATCGTGGCTGCCGCCGATCCCCGGGTCGACAGGGTGCTCATCTGTACCCCCGACAAGGACCTCGCCCAAGTGGTGCAGGAGGGGCGCATCGTCCAGTTCGACCGTCGACGCGAGAAGATCTACGACGTTGCCGATGTGATCGAGAAGTACGGCGTTCCGCCCGAGTCCATCCCCGACTACCTCGGTTTGGTCGGTGATACCGCCGACGGATTCCCCGGGCTGAAAGGCTGGGGTGCGAAGTCGGCCGCTGCGGTGCTGAGCCGATACGGCCACATCGAGAACATCCCGACCGGCGCCGGTCAGTGGGACATCACCGTGCGCGGTGGCTCGAAGCTGGCCGACACGCTGGCCGAGAACCTCGCTGACGCTCTGCTTTTTCGCCGGATCGCCACGCTCGATCTCGATGCGCCCACCATCACCGACGTCGACGAACTGCGCTGGACCGGACCGACCGACGAACTCCCTACCATCGCCGAGCGGTTCGACGCCCCGGATCTCGTCACGCGAGCAGCAGCACTGGCGACCTCCCGTCGTGGGGCGGCCTCGTGA
- a CDS encoding GNAT family N-acetyltransferase, with amino-acid sequence MIRDARPEDHAALLELNAANVPEVGVMDADKLDFFFAESPYFKVVEVDGEVIGMLIGLTERNVAYPSKNYHWFLERHDSFAYVDRIAIAESGRGQGWGPALYHDFQAWAVANDRPRLAAEVNTQPPNPRSLRFHEIFGFDEVGRFRPYGPDEEVAMVIKELADTGTAADAGNPITTVYRARLVRTVDPARPTAEAVAVRDGRILGVGSIEELSVWGPVTIDDTFADSVLVPGFVEAHSHVLEGGLWSFEYVGYFDRVGADGVLRKGCTSIAEVLDRLREIDAADTDRSQPLVVWGLDPIYFEGEERLVAAHLDTVSETRPIYVFHASGHLATVNTALMEVEGITQGIEVEGVPVDADGRPIGELQEAAAYSLPRTAAKMVGAAIAEPAAIERFGASARHAGCTTVTELGIARLDWPDTLDKWSDVVEQPDFPTRVSLFFNPGSVHKSVDEIVEMVKALAPRATEKLHVGHVKMVLDGSIQGFTARLNWPGYLNGATGIWLYDPDRFRQLVVALHAAGITIHTHCNGDQAVDLFLDAVAEANRLAPWVDHRHTVQHCQLTTPAQYRRMAAMGMCANIFANHLWYWGDQHHDLTVGPDRAKRMDACGTAERHGVSFSIHSDAAVTPLGHLHTMWCAVNRLTPKGRVLGEDEKISAESALAAVTIGAAHQLHLDHAIGSIEPGKLADFTALSDDPVTVDPMAIRDISVNGTVLGGVNFRTN; translated from the coding sequence GTGATCCGCGACGCCAGGCCCGAAGATCACGCCGCATTGCTCGAGCTGAACGCGGCAAATGTCCCCGAAGTCGGGGTCATGGACGCCGACAAGCTCGACTTCTTCTTCGCCGAATCGCCCTACTTCAAGGTGGTCGAAGTCGACGGTGAGGTGATCGGGATGCTGATCGGCCTGACCGAACGCAACGTCGCATATCCGTCGAAGAACTATCACTGGTTCCTCGAACGCCATGACTCCTTCGCCTACGTCGACCGCATCGCCATCGCCGAGTCCGGTCGCGGCCAGGGCTGGGGTCCGGCGCTCTATCACGACTTCCAAGCATGGGCCGTCGCCAACGATCGACCGCGCCTCGCCGCCGAGGTCAACACCCAACCGCCGAATCCCCGATCGCTGCGATTCCACGAGATCTTCGGTTTCGACGAAGTCGGGCGCTTCCGTCCCTACGGTCCCGACGAGGAGGTCGCCATGGTCATCAAGGAACTCGCGGACACGGGAACCGCCGCTGACGCCGGCAACCCGATCACGACGGTGTACCGCGCTCGACTGGTGCGAACGGTCGATCCCGCCCGCCCGACCGCAGAAGCCGTCGCGGTGCGCGACGGCCGCATTCTCGGTGTCGGCAGCATCGAGGAGCTCTCGGTGTGGGGGCCGGTCACGATCGACGACACCTTCGCCGACTCCGTGCTCGTTCCCGGATTCGTCGAGGCGCACAGCCACGTGCTCGAGGGAGGGCTGTGGTCGTTCGAGTACGTCGGCTACTTCGACCGCGTGGGTGCCGACGGCGTTCTTCGCAAGGGATGCACGAGCATCGCCGAGGTGCTCGACCGCCTGCGTGAGATCGATGCGGCCGACACCGACCGTAGCCAACCGCTCGTCGTGTGGGGGCTCGACCCGATCTATTTCGAGGGCGAGGAGCGCCTCGTGGCGGCACACCTCGACACCGTCAGCGAGACCCGCCCGATCTACGTCTTCCACGCGAGCGGACACCTCGCCACCGTGAACACGGCGCTCATGGAGGTCGAGGGCATCACGCAGGGGATCGAGGTCGAGGGTGTCCCGGTCGATGCTGACGGCCGCCCGATCGGAGAACTGCAGGAGGCTGCGGCCTACTCGCTGCCGCGGACGGCGGCGAAGATGGTTGGTGCCGCCATCGCCGAGCCGGCGGCGATCGAGCGATTTGGCGCCAGCGCTCGCCATGCGGGCTGCACCACGGTGACCGAACTCGGGATCGCCCGCCTCGACTGGCCCGACACGCTCGACAAGTGGAGCGACGTCGTCGAGCAGCCCGACTTCCCCACCCGGGTCTCGCTGTTCTTCAACCCCGGGTCGGTGCACAAGTCGGTCGACGAGATCGTCGAGATGGTCAAGGCGCTGGCACCTCGGGCCACCGAGAAGTTGCACGTCGGTCACGTGAAGATGGTGCTCGACGGCTCCATCCAGGGGTTCACCGCCCGTCTGAACTGGCCCGGCTACCTCAACGGGGCGACCGGCATCTGGCTCTACGATCCCGACCGCTTCCGTCAGCTGGTCGTTGCACTCCACGCAGCCGGCATCACGATCCATACCCACTGCAACGGTGATCAGGCGGTCGATCTCTTCCTCGACGCCGTTGCCGAGGCGAACCGGTTGGCGCCGTGGGTCGATCATCGGCACACGGTGCAGCATTGCCAGCTCACCACGCCGGCTCAGTATCGCCGGATGGCGGCGATGGGCATGTGTGCGAACATCTTCGCCAACCACCTTTGGTACTGGGGCGATCAGCATCACGACCTCACCGTCGGTCCCGATCGGGCGAAGCGTATGGACGCGTGCGGCACCGCCGAGCGCCACGGTGTGAGCTTCTCGATCCACTCCGACGCCGCCGTGACTCCACTCGGCCATCTCCACACGATGTGGTGTGCCGTGAACCGTCTCACGCCGAAGGGTCGCGTCCTCGGCGAGGACGAGAAGATCTCCGCCGAGTCGGCATTGGCTGCGGTCACCATCGGCGCGGCCCATCAGCTCCACCTCGACCACGCGATTGGATCGATCGAACCCGGCAAGCTGGCAGACTTCACCGCGCTCAGCGACGACCCGGTGACCGTCGACCCGATGGCGATCCGAGACATCTCGGTCAACGGCACGGTGCTCGGCGGTGTGAACTTCCGGACGAACTGA
- a CDS encoding GTP-binding protein produces MALLWDGTRVPVTLIGGILGSGKTTLLNRLLADAGGRRLVVLVNDVGDLAIDATLISSVRDDVIELTNGCVCCSMTDGLGEALETIRQSPLPPDHVLVELSGVAEPHRVAPWASTPGFRLDAIVVCVDAERIGHQLADRWLADTVRAQLRAADLIVLTKTDLVDRPPSLLGHTTAPVLDGRSLGLEAILQAEPIGVPVEFDEHLGTSRWTVSSIRLPDPIDPERFADRLADLPVELVRLKGFVSSGDQAWIVQGVGERRTLLPIGADIAGGADRWGLVAIATPDLTLAALDDALAALAT; encoded by the coding sequence GTGGCCCTGCTCTGGGACGGCACACGGGTGCCGGTCACGCTGATCGGCGGCATCCTCGGATCGGGCAAGACGACCCTGCTCAACCGGCTGCTGGCCGACGCAGGTGGTCGGCGGCTCGTCGTGCTGGTGAACGACGTCGGTGACCTCGCCATCGACGCGACGCTGATCTCGTCGGTGCGTGACGACGTGATCGAGCTCACCAACGGGTGCGTCTGTTGCAGCATGACCGACGGGCTCGGCGAGGCCCTCGAGACGATTCGGCAATCGCCGCTCCCACCCGACCATGTGCTGGTCGAACTGAGCGGCGTGGCCGAGCCGCATCGGGTGGCACCGTGGGCATCGACGCCGGGCTTTCGACTCGACGCTATCGTGGTGTGTGTCGACGCCGAGCGAATCGGCCACCAACTGGCCGATCGCTGGCTGGCCGACACCGTTCGTGCGCAACTGCGCGCCGCCGACCTGATCGTGCTCACCAAGACCGACCTCGTCGATCGGCCGCCCTCGCTTCTCGGCCACACCACAGCGCCGGTCCTCGACGGTCGGTCGCTGGGGCTCGAGGCGATCCTGCAGGCCGAGCCGATCGGGGTGCCCGTCGAGTTCGACGAGCACTTGGGCACCTCTCGTTGGACGGTGTCGTCGATCCGCCTTCCGGACCCGATCGATCCCGAACGCTTCGCAGACCGCCTGGCGGACCTCCCTGTGGAGCTCGTGCGGTTGAAGGGGTTCGTGTCGAGTGGCGATCAGGCATGGATCGTCCAGGGTGTTGGCGAGCGCCGAACGCTGCTCCCGATCGGAGCCGACATCGCAGGAGGCGCTGACCGCTGGGGTCTGGTGGCGATCGCCACGCCCGATCTGACGCTCGCTGCACTCGACGACGCACTCGCCGCGCTGGCGACCTGA